The Scleropages formosus chromosome 11, fSclFor1.1, whole genome shotgun sequence genome window below encodes:
- the fth1a gene encoding ferritin, heavy polypeptide 1a, with protein MTSQVRQNFHQDCEAAINRQINLELYASYVYLSMSYYFDRDDQALHNFAKFFRKQSHEEREHAEKLMSLQNKRGGRIFLQDIRKPERDEWGSGVEALECALQLEKSVNQSLLDLHKVASERNDPHMCDFIETHYLDEQVKSIKELADWVTNLRRMGAPQNGMAEYLFDKHTLGKESD; from the exons ATGACTtcccaggtgagacagaatttCCACCAGGACTGTGAGGCAGCCATCAACCGCCAGATAAACCTGGAGTTGTATGCGTCCTATGTCTACCTGTCCATG TCATACTACTTTGATCGGGATGACCAAGCCCTGCACAACTTTGCCAAGTTCTTCCGCAAACAGTCCCATGAGGAACGGGAGCATGCTGAGAAATTGATGAGCCTGCAAAACAAGAGGGGTGGTCGCATCTTTCTTCAGGACATCCgg AAGCCAGAGAGAGATGAGTGGGGCAGTGGTGTTGAGGCACTGGAGTGTGCCTTGCAGCTGGAGAAGAGTGTGAACCAGTCCTTGCTGGATCTGCACAAGGTGGCTTCCGAGCGCAACGATCCCCAC ATGTGTGACTTCATTGAGACGCACTACCTGGACGAGCAGGTGAAGTCCATCAAAGAGTTGGCCGACTGGGTTACCAACCTGCGCCGCATGGGTGCCCCCCAGAACGGCATGGCAGAGTACCTGTTCGACAAGCACACGCTGGGGAAGGAGAGTGACTAG